The proteins below come from a single Cryptococcus gattii WM276 chromosome D, complete sequence genomic window:
- a CDS encoding uncharacterized protein (Similar to SGTC gene model, INSD accession EAL18981.1), with protein MPAEKLTEADILDCEERNIPSASSSILPTPISYPAAVSYRVANTWLRLIASAMMVILLVHILHIQLRPIKAVESTPPSPLPVTEAYVTFLAHSDDPRPWYFNAVRRLMFQLKYDPLTLDPHPRDFVVITTPGVPEWQLEQLREEGAIIASRPLIDHLPLPEKGISRYAEVYTKLFIFNLTDYERVLFVDADQLMVKPLTGIWDDPNAWPENGMAACGESKSAWDHPTPIEDQNYFNSGFMLSRPDERTFNELLQEKDFDPWFPEQNLLNHYFRRDGPRPWKPLNHMFVTTFPRKVDLEAGIHVLHDKMWLAHLDREIKEVWRQKLGRMEGYWLAMGRGPEAWNSTSLTYM; from the exons ATGCCTGCTGAAAAGCTCACCGAGGCAGATATACTAGATTGTGAGGAGAGAAACATCCCCTCCGCCTCTTCATCCATTCTCCCTACCCCCATCTCCTATCCCGCGGCAGTGTCCTACAGAGTAGCGAACACATGGTTGCGCCTGATCGCCAGCGCCATGATGGTTATACTACTAGTCCATATCCTCCACATCCAACTACGGCCCATAAAAGCGGTAGAATCAACCCCACCAAGCCCGCTTCCAGTGACAGAAGCCTACGTGACCTTTCTCGCTCATTCCGATGATCCCAGACCGTGGTATTTCAACGCCGTGCGCAGACTCATGTTTCAGCTCAAGTATGACCCTCTCACACTCGATCCGCACCCCAGAGATTTTGTGGTGATCACCACACCTGGTGTCCCAGAATGGCAGCTCGAGCAGCTCCGTGAAGAGGGAGCTATCATTGCCTCCCGTCCTTTAATCGACCACCTTCCGCTTCCGGAAAAGGGAATCTCGCGCTACGCTGAAGTATACACTAAGTTGTTCATTTTCAACCTTACCGATTATGAGCGCGTTCTCTTTGTCGATGCTGATCAGTTGATGGTGAAGCCGTTGACTGGAATTTGGGATGATCCGAATGCCTGGCCGGAGAATGGAATGGCGGCGTGCGGGGAGAGTAAGAGTGCTTGGGACCATCCGACGCCGATTGAGGATCAAAATTATTTTAATAGTGGTTTCATGTTATCCAGACCGGATGAGAGAACTTTCAACGAGTTGCTACAAGAGAAGGATTTCGACCCGTGGTTTCCTGAACAG AACCTGTTGAATCATTACTTCCGAAGGGATGGACCCAGGCCATGGAAACCTTTAAATCACAT GTTCGTTACTACCTTCCCAAGGAAAGTCGACCTCGAAGCTGGTATCCACGT TCTCCACGATAAGATGTGGTTAGCCCATCTTGACAGGGAAATCAAAGAAGTATGGCGACAAAAACTTGGGCGAATGGAAGGGTATTGGTTAGCGATGGGGCGTGGCCCAGAGGCTTGGAACTCTACTTCACTTACCTATATGTAG
- a CDS encoding uncharacterized protein (Similar to TIGR gene model, INSD accession AAW46696.1), translated as MHRAFFVCPLPREDSKRCKFFVWEDEIQKKAKTGQVPETPSAAGSRFGGSTGQVLGQTPVGHSSSSGGLHTPHSLSKGKEAANVLSDDGDDFVPMEDDIDWGAVDVDGLEREAIASSQSSVKKHGTLDSMSSTPTLGFNERLSNAMTGVKRDRGEEDEDPRTPKKANVDPNPFISSPANTLPPHPKLLPSISTMEQLNDELYRMDRLLQGSEKLKQGLRNRVKDLESKNKALEDRVKELEARLG; from the exons ATGCATAGAGCCTTCTTCGTCTGCCCTCTTCCGCGAGAGGATTCAAAAAGGTGCAAGTTCTTCGTATGGGAAGATGAAATTCAGAAGAAGGCCAAAACCGGTCAGGTTCCCGAAACGCCATCTGCTGCTGGAAGCCGGTTCGGCGGCTCTACGGGTCAAGTCCTGGGACAAACTCCAGTGGGACACAGCTCATCCTCTGGCGGTCTTCATACTCCACACTCTTTGAGCAAGGGGAAAGAGGCCGCCAATGTTCTGTCGGATGACGGGGATGACTTTGTTCCTATGGAGGACGATATTGATTGGGGTGCTGTAGATGTCGATGGTCTCGAAAGGGAAGCTATTGCGAGCAGCCAAAGCTCAGTGAAAAAGCATGGGACCCTTGACTCGATGAGCTCTACTCCCACTCTCGGATTCAATGAGAGATTGAGCAACGCCATGACGGGTGTGAAGAGAGATaggggagaggaggatgaggatcCCAGGACGCCAAAGAAAGCGAACGTAGAC CCTAATCCTTTTATCTCATCCCCCGCCAATACGCTACCCCCTCATCCTAAACTTCTTCCCAGCATATCTACTATGGAGCAACTCAACGATGAATTGTATCGCATGGACCGTCTTTTGCAAGGATCCGAAAAGCTCAAGCAGGGCTTGCGCAATAGAGTCAAGGACTTGGAGAGTAAGAACAAAGCATTGGAGGATCGAGTCAAGGAGCTAGAGGCTCGTTTAGGATGA